The following coding sequences are from one Clostridioides difficile ATCC 9689 = DSM 1296 window:
- the efp gene encoding elongation factor P: protein MVSAGDFRKGVTFEKDGQPCLVVDFQHVKPGKGAAFVRTKYKNLKTGAIREESFNPSEKFPKAVIDTRQMQYLYNDGELYYFMDQENFEQIPLNYEQVEDAIKFLKENEVATIRFYQGQPFQVEAPNFAELEVTDTEPGIKGDTASNVTKAATVETGAVVQVPLFINTGDKVKIDTRTGEYLSRV, encoded by the coding sequence ATGGTATCAGCAGGTGATTTTAGAAAAGGTGTTACATTTGAAAAAGATGGACAACCATGTTTAGTAGTTGATTTTCAACACGTTAAGCCAGGTAAAGGAGCTGCTTTCGTTAGAACTAAATACAAAAACTTAAAAACAGGAGCTATAAGAGAAGAAAGTTTCAATCCAAGTGAAAAATTCCCTAAGGCTGTTATAGATACAAGACAAATGCAATATCTATACAATGATGGTGAGTTATATTATTTTATGGATCAAGAAAATTTTGAACAAATACCATTAAACTATGAGCAAGTTGAAGATGCAATTAAGTTCTTAAAAGAAAATGAAGTTGCTACAATAAGATTTTACCAAGGACAACCATTCCAAGTGGAAGCGCCAAACTTTGCAGAGCTAGAAGTTACAGATACAGAGCCAGGTATAAAAGGTGATACAGCAAGTAATGTAACTAAAGCAGCTACAGTTGAAACTGGAGCAGTTGTTCAAGTTCCATTATTTATAAATACTGGAGATAAAGTAAAGATAGATACTAGAACAGGTGAATATTTATCAAGAGTATAA